The following proteins are encoded in a genomic region of Burkholderia gladioli:
- a CDS encoding RNA polymerase sigma factor, which translates to MSTADVESLPSLLPGMLPRLWAFSLRLCGNQHDAEDVLQRACVRGLERAHQLQPGTSPLSWMFSIVHSTWINELRSRNVRSRSSMEWDDNFLETVPDPGARNPEETLMNGEIIAAVERLPEAQRIVMLLVAVEGLSYAEAAEVLGVPIGTIMSRLSRARQTIGAQFGQREASPRSTANQRAAR; encoded by the coding sequence ATGTCAACAGCAGATGTCGAGAGTCTGCCCAGTCTGCTGCCGGGCATGTTGCCGCGGCTCTGGGCGTTCTCCCTGCGCCTTTGCGGGAATCAGCACGACGCGGAGGATGTGCTCCAGCGCGCCTGCGTGCGGGGTCTCGAACGCGCCCACCAGTTGCAGCCCGGTACTTCCCCGCTGAGCTGGATGTTCTCCATCGTGCATTCCACCTGGATCAACGAGCTGCGCTCGCGCAACGTGCGCAGCCGCTCGAGCATGGAATGGGACGACAACTTCCTCGAGACCGTGCCCGATCCGGGCGCGCGCAATCCCGAGGAAACCTTGATGAACGGCGAGATCATCGCAGCGGTCGAGCGGCTGCCCGAGGCGCAGCGCATCGTGATGCTGCTGGTGGCCGTCGAAGGCCTCAGCTATGCCGAGGCGGCCGAGGTGCTCGGCGTGCCGATCGGCACCATCATGAGCCGCCTGTCGCGCGCCCGCCAGACCATCGGCGCGCAGTTCGGCCAGCGCGAGGCGAGCCCCCGTTCCACCGCCAACCAGCGAGCTGCGCGATGA